A genomic segment from Anopheles maculipalpis chromosome X, idAnoMacuDA_375_x, whole genome shotgun sequence encodes:
- the LOC126568526 gene encoding splicing factor 1, whose translation MSYKHKGKDRDHESSKSRNNVAGLSKGRDKERERKSETDGKERYLEKGSYSAKERHRSRSRERSSERREVRRSSKERHGSSKHGRTRDDSRERDHRRREHRERRSRSRSRDRKHRSSGGGGISNGGGGGGGSSGSRDDRDHRHRSREHADDTRRTMDGNSHLDSPENYEYKSMEFTQNVISTMLLTAATASDFAKLLNSYNQQQQIQAQQQQIQTQQALFEQHNENSCSSIGSKGENGTGPQALCNGNSSGGEGGESSRRRKKKSRWAGSDHDKTFIPGMPTVLPSTLTPDQQEAYLVQLQIEEISRKLRTGDLMIPQNPEERSPSPEPIYSSDGKRLNTREFRTRKKLEEQRHQLIQRMQSLNPDFKPPSDYKPPVIRVSDKVLIPQEEYPDINFVGLLIGPRGNTLKAMEKDTGAKIIIRGKGSVKEGKVGRKDGQPLPGEDEPLHAFITASNPEAVKKAVDRIKDVIRQGIEVPEGHNDLRRMQLRELAQLNGTLRETDGPRCNNCGSNEHKSWLCPDKPNITNNIVCSACGGTGHIARDCRSKRPGHGGPPSAGGGGSAATKIDEEYMSLMAELGEAPPPQENNHGHGGGGGGERGGAGNGGGGGSRGGYYNLFEPRSVPRPLMATPHHPPSVMSNSMQTSNAGTGTGSQTGSGAVGGGGDGSGGGGSAAGSSNGTGNGHMWPPLLPMPPIPPSLPTPPPPPPSVPSLMQWTPPQPPLPPAGDSMVPAPNHHSYNGGLGALGPMGMGGWGKSWGGMPKGLVPTPPGSAPPPPPSISGMPSHILAPPPPPPPS comes from the exons ATGAGTTACAAGCATAAGGGAAAGGATCGCGATCACGAGAGCAGCAAATCGCGCAACAATGTGGCAGGGTTAAGCAAAGGACGCGACAAAGAGCGTGAGCGTAAAAG TGAAACGGATGGCAAGGAGCGTTACTTGGAGAAGGGCAGCTATAGTGCGAAGGAGCGTCACCGCAGCCGAAGCCGGGAGCGTAGCAGCGAACGCCGCGAGGTTCGTCGCAGTAGCAAGGAGCGGCACGGTTCCAGCAAGCATGGCCGTACGCGCGACGACAGCCGGGAGCGTGACCATCGAAGACGGGAGCACCGTGAAAGGCGCAGCCGCAGTCGAAGCCGCGATAGGAAGCATCGCAGcagcggcggtggtggtattagcaatggtggtggtggcggtggtgggaGTAGTGGAAGCCGGGATGATCGGGACCACAGACATCGTTCGCGTGAGCACGCGGATGACACGCGCCGAACGATGGACGGCAACAGCCATCTGGATAGTCCGGAGAACTACGAGTACAAGAGCATGGAGTTTACGCAGAATGTTATATCGACGATGCTGCTCACTGCAGCGACTGCGAGCGATTTTGCTAAATTACTAAACAGTTAtaaccaacagcagcagatacaggcccagcagcagcaaatccaAACGCAGCAGGCCCTGTTCGAGCAGCACAACGAAAACAGCTGCTCCTCGATTGGTTCGAAAG GTGAAAACGGAACCGGACCGCAAGCGCTTTGCAATGGTAACAGCAGCGGTGGCGAGGGTGGTGAATCGTCCCGCCGGCGCAAGAAAAAGTCACGCTGGGCCGGTAGTGATCACGACAAAACGTTCATTCCCGGCATGCCAACGGTATTGCCATCGACGCTAACACCGGACCAGCAGGAAGCCTATTTAG TGCAACTTCAAATCGAGGAAATAAGCCGCAAGCTTCGTACGGGCGATCTCATGATACCGCAAAATCCGGAAGAAAG GTCTCCATCGCCAGAACCGATTTACAGTAGCGATGGTAAGCGACTGAACACGCGCGAGTTCCGCACTCGTAAGAAGCTGGAGGAACAGCGCCACCAGCTGATCCAGCGCATGCAGTCACTGAATCCCGACTTTAAGCCTCCCTCTGATTACAA GCCGCCGGTAATTCGTGTCAGCGACAAGGTGCTCATCCCGCAGGAAGAGTATCCGGACATTAACTTCGTCGGGCTGCTGATCGGACCGCGCGGCAACACGCTGAAAGCGATGGAGAAGGATACTGGCGCAAAAATCATCATCCGCGGCAAGGGTTCGGTAAAGGAGGGTAAGGTCGGGCGTAAGGATGGGCAACCGCTGCCGGGGGAGGATGAACCGCTGCACGCGTTTATCACCGCGAGCAACCCGGAAGCAGTGAAAAAGGCGGTCGACCGCATCAAGGACGTTATCCGGCAGGGTATCGAGGTGCCGGAGGGCCATAACGATCTTCGCCGGATGCAGCTGCGCGAGCTGGCCCAGCTAAACGGTACGCTGCGTGAAACGGATGGGCCGCGGTGTAACAATTGCGGTTCGAACGAGCACAAGAGCTGGCTCTGTCCGGACAAGCCGAACATTACGAACAACATTGTGTGCTCGGCATGCGGTGGTACGGGACATATAGCGCGTGATTGCCGCAGCAAGCGACCCGGCCACGGTGGACCCCCGTCCGCCGGTGGTGGAGGTAGTGCGGCGACGAAGATCGATGAGGAGTATATGAGCCTGATGGCGGAGCTTGGTGAAGCGCCACCGCCCCAAGAAAATAACCATGgccacggtggtggtggcggaggtGAGCGTGGAGGTGCTGGTAATGGTGGTGGGGGTGGTTCGCGCGGTGGTTACTATAACCTGTTCGAACCACGTTCCGTACCACGTCCCCTGATGGCCACACCGCACCATCCGCCCTCAGTAATGAGCAACTCGATGCAAACGTCAAACGCTGGCACTGGCACCGGTTCGCAGACAGGTAGCGGTGccgtcggtggtggtggagatgGTAGTGGTGGAGGTGGGTCAGCAGCCGGTAGTAGTAATGGTACCGGTAACGGTCACATGTGGCCACCATTGCTACCCATGCCTCCCATTCCTCCATCGCTGCCCACTCCACCGCCCCCTCCACCATCCGTACCGTCCTTGATGCAGTGGACACCGCCGCAGCCACCGTTGCCACCAGCCGGCGACTCGATGGTTCCGGCACCGAACCACCATTCGTACAATGGCGGTCTCGGTGCGCTCGGCCCGATGGGTATGGGTGGATGGGGCAAAAGTTGGGGTGGAATGCCGAAAGGATTGGTACCAACGCCACCGGGGTCGGCACCGCCACCACCCCCATCAATATCGGGCATGCCATCGCACATTTTggcaccgccaccaccaccaccaccctctTAA